A section of the Nitrospirota bacterium genome encodes:
- a CDS encoding DUF2249 domain-containing protein: MQALNVTTIIPRDRHPLIFKTFDGLNKGESFVLVNDHDPKPLYYSFLHEREDQFTWEYLAQGPEEWKVQITRK, from the coding sequence ATGCAGGCATTGAATGTAACCACGATCATCCCCCGGGACAGGCATCCGCTCATCTTCAAGACCTTTGACGGGCTGAACAAGGGCGAGTCGTTCGTTCTCGTGAACGACCATGATCCCAAACCGCTCTACTACTCGTTCCTGCACGAGCGGGAGGATCAGTTCACCTGGGAGTATCTGGCCCAGGGCCCGGAGGAATGGAAGGTTCAGATCACCAGGAAATGA
- the spoVG gene encoding septation regulator SpoVG, which yields MEITEVRVFPVSNEERLKAYATITIDNVFLIRDLRVINGNAGLFVAMPSRKMKDGTFKDIAHPLNSETRQMIESKVLAEYERELANPTKREPAPKDAAPKDAA from the coding sequence ATGGAAATCACAGAGGTACGGGTTTTCCCGGTCAGCAATGAAGAGCGGCTCAAAGCCTACGCGACGATAACCATCGATAACGTTTTCCTGATCAGGGACCTCCGGGTGATCAACGGCAACGCCGGGCTGTTCGTGGCCATGCCGAGCAGAAAGATGAAGGACGGGACCTTCAAGGATATCGCACACCCGCTGAACAGCGAGACGCGGCAGATGATCGAGTCCAAGGTCCTCGCCGAATACGAACGAGAACTGGCGAATCCGACGAAACGGGAACCGGCCCCGAAAGACGCCGCCCCGAAAGACGCAGCATGA
- a CDS encoding HD domain-containing phosphohydrolase has protein sequence MTETTRVMHTCPNCGMPIEEDRYVKRRDGTYRCEHCYFADTYLDGIVQRMETGYLVTLEALVSAIDAREHEVGSHSLRVTEFALVIGNAFGMRGRDLVDLYCGSLLHDIGKIGVPDAVLMKAGPLDPAELAAMQKHPEIGYRIIGHIGYFSRAAEIIRCHHEHFDGSGYPRGLKGEEIPAGARVFAVADALDALTVTRPYHKAVPFDEAAEVITAASGTRYDPAVIEAFWKASAELREYIGRIFIDMEESLQDDLSGMIG, from the coding sequence ATGACCGAGACGACGCGTGTGATGCACACCTGCCCCAACTGCGGCATGCCGATCGAGGAAGACCGGTACGTAAAGCGGCGGGACGGGACCTATCGCTGCGAGCACTGCTACTTCGCCGATACCTACCTTGATGGGATCGTCCAGCGCATGGAAACGGGCTACCTGGTCACGCTCGAGGCGCTCGTGAGCGCCATCGACGCCCGGGAGCATGAGGTCGGGAGCCATTCGCTCCGGGTGACCGAATTCGCCCTCGTGATCGGCAATGCCTTCGGCATGCGGGGGAGGGACCTCGTGGACCTGTACTGCGGGTCGCTCCTCCACGACATCGGCAAGATCGGCGTGCCCGATGCCGTGCTCATGAAGGCCGGGCCCCTCGACCCCGCGGAGCTGGCCGCCATGCAGAAGCACCCCGAGATCGGCTACCGCATCATCGGCCATATCGGCTACTTCAGCAGGGCCGCGGAGATCATCCGCTGTCATCACGAGCACTTCGACGGTTCAGGCTACCCCCGCGGGCTCAAAGGCGAGGAGATCCCGGCCGGCGCCCGCGTATTCGCCGTGGCCGATGCCCTGGACGCCCTGACCGTGACGCGCCCCTACCACAAGGCAGTCCCCTTCGACGAGGCTGCTGAGGTGATCACGGCCGCCTCGGGCACGCGGTATGACCCTGCGGTGATCGAGGCCTTTTGGAAGGCATCGGCCGAGCTCAGAGAGTATATCGGGAGGATCTTCATCGATATGGAGGAATCCCTGCAGGATGACCTCTCCGGCATGATAGGATAA
- a CDS encoding phosphorylase, giving the protein MVIPKGTLWERLTSSTLRALAANALFSFPTGRAFVEEKGVRYFVRVLESLSRKDEARRAQDSASQQGRQANPFLPPEPDLIVGDVGPGHVAVLNKFNVVENHLLLVTRKFEDQDALLTPQDFEALWQCLSEYDSLGFYNGGREAGASQQHKHLQLVPLPLAPEGPVVPMEPLLAQAPPGHGLSRVPAFPFLHSFVRLEPGLATFPNDAARQTFGRYCDMLQELGMRTPSPGRTTRHSAPYCLLVARTWMLLVPRSREHVQDISLNSLAYAGSFFVRSHEYLERLKAYGMMSALTTAGVGPEGDRSPKEGGQQG; this is encoded by the coding sequence ATGGTCATACCAAAGGGAACACTGTGGGAGCGCCTGACATCGTCGACGCTGCGTGCCCTTGCCGCCAACGCCCTTTTTTCCTTTCCCACCGGTCGCGCCTTTGTGGAGGAGAAGGGCGTTCGCTATTTCGTGCGCGTGCTCGAGAGCCTGAGCCGCAAGGACGAGGCGCGCCGGGCGCAGGACAGCGCATCGCAGCAGGGCAGGCAGGCGAACCCCTTTCTTCCGCCGGAACCCGACCTGATCGTAGGAGATGTCGGGCCGGGGCATGTGGCGGTCCTGAACAAGTTCAACGTGGTGGAGAACCATCTCCTGCTCGTCACGCGGAAGTTCGAGGACCAGGACGCGCTGCTCACGCCGCAGGACTTCGAGGCGCTCTGGCAATGTCTGAGCGAGTACGACAGCCTCGGCTTCTACAACGGAGGCCGCGAGGCAGGCGCGAGCCAGCAGCATAAGCATCTTCAGCTCGTGCCGCTTCCGCTCGCTCCGGAGGGGCCCGTTGTGCCAATGGAGCCGCTGCTCGCGCAGGCGCCTCCGGGTCACGGCCTCTCCCGGGTGCCGGCATTTCCCTTTCTGCATTCCTTTGTGCGGCTCGAACCGGGGCTTGCAACCTTTCCCAATGATGCGGCCCGCCAAACCTTTGGGCGGTACTGCGATATGCTGCAGGAGCTCGGCATGCGGACGCCTTCGCCGGGCCGGACGACCAGGCACTCCGCGCCCTATTGCCTGCTGGTCGCCCGGACATGGATGCTGCTCGTCCCCCGGTCCCGGGAGCACGTGCAGGACATCTCGCTCAATTCGCTCGCCTATGCCGGGTCTTTTTTTGTGCGGAGCCATGAGTATCTGGAGCGGCTGAAGGCATACGGCATGATGAGCGCGCTGACGACGGCGGGGGTTGGACCGGAGGGGGATCGGAGCCCGAAGGAGGGCGGACAGCAAGGATGA
- the ychF gene encoding redox-regulated ATPase YchF, with protein sequence MGFNCGIVGLPNVGKSTIFNALTSAGAQASNYPFTTIDPNVGVVDMPDERLQTLAGIYQPKKLTPTTMEFVDIAGLVKGAAQGEGLGNKFLANIREVDAIAHVVRCFEDPNVIHVAGAVDPKADIEVIEAELMLADLDAIEKRLFKSEKLAKTGDKKVADETAFMKRIKDMLSRGEPVRRASHSDDEAAWLKSYNLLSAKPVLYVANVAEDMVNKPNPMVDAVRRIAAEEGAVVVVISGQVEGEIAQLPAEERKEYLAGMGLKESGLDRMIRAGYELLGLITYFTAGEKEVRAWTITKGTKAPQAAGKIHTDFEKGFIRAEVFHYDDLMKLKTEQAVKAAGLLRSEGKDYVVKDGDIMLFRFNV encoded by the coding sequence ATGGGTTTCAACTGCGGCATCGTGGGTCTGCCGAACGTGGGCAAGTCCACCATCTTCAACGCGCTGACCTCGGCAGGGGCGCAGGCGTCCAATTATCCCTTCACGACCATCGATCCCAACGTCGGGGTCGTGGACATGCCCGATGAACGGCTCCAGACGCTTGCCGGGATCTACCAGCCGAAAAAGCTGACGCCGACCACCATGGAGTTCGTGGACATCGCCGGTCTGGTCAAGGGGGCCGCCCAGGGAGAGGGGCTGGGGAACAAGTTCCTCGCCAACATCCGGGAAGTGGACGCCATCGCACACGTGGTCCGCTGCTTCGAGGACCCGAACGTGATCCATGTGGCCGGCGCGGTCGACCCGAAGGCCGACATCGAGGTGATCGAGGCGGAGCTCATGCTTGCGGACCTGGACGCGATCGAGAAGCGGCTGTTCAAATCGGAGAAGCTCGCCAAGACCGGGGACAAGAAGGTCGCCGATGAGACAGCCTTCATGAAGCGGATCAAGGACATGTTGAGCCGGGGAGAGCCGGTCCGGCGGGCGAGCCATTCAGATGACGAGGCGGCGTGGCTCAAGAGCTACAATCTCCTGTCCGCCAAGCCCGTGCTGTACGTGGCGAACGTGGCCGAGGACATGGTGAACAAACCGAACCCGATGGTAGACGCGGTGAGGCGGATCGCGGCGGAGGAAGGGGCCGTGGTCGTCGTCATCTCCGGACAGGTGGAGGGCGAGATCGCGCAGCTGCCCGCTGAGGAGCGGAAGGAATACCTCGCCGGCATGGGCCTCAAGGAATCGGGGCTTGACCGGATGATCCGTGCCGGCTACGAACTGCTCGGGCTCATCACCTATTTCACGGCGGGGGAGAAGGAAGTGCGGGCCTGGACCATCACGAAGGGCACGAAGGCTCCGCAGGCCGCGGGCAAGATCCACACGGATTTCGAAAAGGGGTTCATCCGCGCCGAGGTCTTCCACTACGACGATCTGATGAAGCTCAAGACCGAGCAGGCTGTCAAGGCCGCGGGACTCCTTCGTTCCGAAGGCAAGGACTACGTGGTCAAGGACGGGGATATCATGCTGTTCCGGTTCAATGTTTAG
- the pth gene encoding aminoacyl-tRNA hydrolase translates to MKFIIIGLGNPGKKYERTRHNAGFMAVDELGRRTGIPLIQEKHHALIGRGRIDSHEAVLAKPQTYMNESGRSVAAVLRDSYCTASDLVVLHDELDLPIGTVRIKSGGGHGGHNGLRSIIEQIGTPDFIRVRIGIGRPLPGMDAADYVLSPFLPGERATAAGAVEKAGEAALAIVTQGMTRAMNLFNQQ, encoded by the coding sequence ATGAAATTCATCATCATCGGCCTGGGAAACCCGGGAAAGAAGTACGAGCGTACCCGCCACAACGCCGGGTTCATGGCCGTTGACGAGCTCGGACGGCGGACCGGGATTCCGCTCATCCAGGAAAAGCACCACGCGCTCATCGGCAGGGGCAGGATCGATTCCCATGAGGCGGTCCTTGCCAAGCCGCAGACCTACATGAACGAGAGCGGCCGGTCGGTCGCGGCGGTCCTTCGCGATTCCTACTGCACGGCCAGCGACCTCGTCGTGCTGCACGATGAACTCGATTTGCCGATCGGCACGGTCAGGATCAAGAGCGGGGGCGGGCACGGCGGGCACAACGGGCTCCGCTCCATCATCGAGCAGATCGGGACGCCGGACTTCATCCGGGTCAGGATCGGCATCGGCCGGCCCCTGCCGGGCATGGACGCGGCCGATTACGTGCTCAGCCCCTTCCTGCCCGGGGAACGCGCAACAGCGGCCGGAGCCGTTGAAAAGGCAGGCGAAGCGGCGCTTGCGATCGTGACCCAGGGGATGACGCGGGCCATGAACCTCTTCAATCAGCAGTGA
- a CDS encoding ribose-phosphate pyrophosphokinase: protein MVRSRELKIFTGNANQALAREICQKMNIPLGNALVGRFSDGEINVQIVDNVRGMDVFVVQPTASPVNRNLMELLIMIDALKRASAMRITAVLPYYGYSRQDRKVQPRVPITSKLVADLITAAGANRVLTVDLHAGQIQGFFNIPVDNLFAAPVLLDYLKGKKFNSLTVVSPDAGGVERARAFAKRLDAALAIIDKRRDKPNVAQVMHIIGDVKGHDCLLLDDMVDTAGTLTEGATALRANGAGKIYAACTHAVLSGPATKRINESVLDELIATNTIALEAKQQECKKLSVLSVAPLLAEAITRIYEETSLSSLFV, encoded by the coding sequence ATGGTGAGATCACGGGAACTCAAGATTTTTACCGGCAATGCGAATCAGGCCCTGGCCCGGGAAATCTGCCAGAAGATGAACATCCCGCTGGGCAACGCGCTGGTCGGCAGGTTCAGCGACGGCGAGATCAATGTCCAGATCGTGGACAACGTGCGGGGCATGGATGTCTTCGTGGTGCAGCCCACGGCGAGCCCGGTCAACCGGAACCTGATGGAGCTCCTGATCATGATCGATGCCCTGAAGCGGGCATCGGCCATGCGGATCACTGCGGTGCTCCCCTACTACGGGTACAGCCGGCAGGACCGCAAGGTGCAGCCGCGCGTGCCGATCACGTCAAAGCTGGTAGCGGACCTGATCACCGCGGCCGGCGCGAACCGCGTGCTCACGGTCGACCTGCATGCGGGCCAGATCCAGGGGTTCTTCAACATCCCGGTGGACAACCTGTTCGCGGCCCCGGTGCTCCTGGACTATCTCAAGGGCAAAAAATTCAACAGCCTGACCGTGGTCTCGCCCGATGCGGGCGGCGTGGAGCGCGCCCGGGCCTTCGCGAAACGGCTTGATGCCGCACTCGCCATCATCGACAAGCGGCGCGACAAGCCGAATGTCGCCCAGGTGATGCACATCATCGGCGATGTCAAGGGCCATGACTGCCTGCTCCTCGATGACATGGTGGACACGGCGGGCACGCTGACCGAGGGCGCTACGGCGCTCAGGGCGAACGGGGCGGGCAAGATCTACGCCGCATGCACCCACGCCGTGCTTTCCGGACCCGCGACGAAGCGCATCAACGAGTCGGTGCTGGACGAACTGATCGCCACGAACACGATCGCGCTCGAAGCCAAACAGCAGGAGTGCAAGAAGCTGTCGGTCCTGTCCGTCGCGCCGCTCCTTGCCGAGGCGATCACGAGAATCTACGAGGAGACCTCGCTCAGTTCGCTGTTCGTGTGA
- a CDS encoding ferredoxin: MYLNIDYGKCEGCGGCAEAFPEFFEMRDGKAWVINPGTFVLEKNQGVMTICPYYAISVE, encoded by the coding sequence ATGTACCTGAACATTGACTACGGCAAGTGCGAGGGGTGCGGAGGGTGCGCGGAGGCCTTTCCCGAATTCTTCGAGATGCGGGATGGGAAGGCATGGGTCATCAATCCCGGCACGTTCGTTCTGGAAAAGAACCAGGGCGTCATGACCATCTGCCCCTATTATGCGATCTCTGTGGAGTGA
- the ispE gene encoding 4-(cytidine 5'-diphospho)-2-C-methyl-D-erythritol kinase gives MNEITILAPAKINLCLSVLGRRPDGYHDVEMLMQMVGLYDRVRVSRARSGISVTCDDVGVPSGDGNIAWKAAAAVLSLAREEGGLEIEITKSIPVAAGLGGGSSDAAAVLTAANMLLGTGLSRTELADLGTGIGMDVPFFFHGPLALAKGRGELLQSLPPLPGYWVLLVNPGFATSTAWVYRNLNLRLTKKIDCTMIAGLMTARVIAQRLQNDLETVTAASHPVIREIEELLLSRGALGARMSGSGPTVFGIFETEKECKKAADRVSREGWKVFAVEALTASPFEVYHTTRDSAASRDRNAAPNP, from the coding sequence ATGAACGAGATCACGATCCTGGCGCCCGCGAAGATCAACCTCTGCCTGTCCGTGCTCGGGCGCCGTCCGGACGGATATCATGATGTTGAGATGCTGATGCAGATGGTGGGACTCTACGACCGGGTGCGCGTCAGCCGGGCGCGCAGCGGCATCAGCGTGACCTGCGACGATGTCGGCGTTCCCTCCGGGGACGGGAACATCGCATGGAAGGCGGCAGCGGCCGTTCTCAGCCTCGCCCGGGAAGAGGGGGGACTGGAGATCGAGATCACGAAGAGCATCCCCGTCGCCGCCGGTCTTGGCGGAGGGAGCAGCGACGCTGCGGCCGTGCTGACAGCCGCGAACATGCTCCTCGGGACCGGCTTGTCCCGGACTGAACTGGCCGACCTCGGAACGGGTATTGGCATGGATGTCCCTTTTTTCTTCCATGGGCCGCTGGCCCTGGCAAAGGGCAGGGGAGAACTCCTGCAGTCCCTTCCCCCCCTGCCCGGATACTGGGTCTTGCTCGTGAACCCCGGTTTTGCAACCTCGACCGCCTGGGTATACAGGAACCTAAATTTGAGGTTGACAAAAAAAATTGACTGTACTATGATTGCAGGTCTTATGACGGCCCGGGTAATAGCCCAGCGCCTCCAGAACGACCTGGAGACGGTCACCGCCGCCAGCCATCCCGTTATCCGCGAGATCGAGGAGCTGTTGCTCTCGCGCGGTGCGCTGGGTGCACGCATGAGCGGGAGCGGGCCCACGGTATTTGGCATATTCGAAACAGAAAAGGAGTGCAAAAAAGCCGCTGACAGGGTGTCCCGGGAGGGATGGAAAGTCTTTGCAGTTGAGGCATTGACCGCGTCACCGTTCGAGGTGTACCATACTACCAGAGATTCGGCAGCGTCCCGTGACCGCAACGCCGCCCCGAATCCATGA
- a CDS encoding 50S ribosomal protein L25, protein MEKIALTAQVREKAGKGIARGLRRSQMVPAVLYSHGKSLPIAMGNKDVTKVLSTAGGEHALINLKLDGATDKADRLALIKDYQVDPINGGLIHVDLMEVAMDEKVRIPVGVHIVGNSIGVKEGGIFQYGLRTLDIECLPNQIPDSIEVDISALNVNESLHVRDIKVAEGIKILTDPVATVATIQPPISAEKLEAMLTATPAVTTEGGEPELVKKPKKEGEAAAAPAAEAKGKEGAKEAAPKKEAAPKKEAAPKK, encoded by the coding sequence ATGGAAAAGATCGCATTGACAGCACAGGTCAGAGAGAAGGCGGGCAAGGGGATCGCCCGGGGCCTTCGGCGGAGCCAGATGGTCCCGGCGGTTCTCTACAGCCACGGCAAGTCCCTGCCCATCGCGATGGGCAATAAGGATGTCACGAAGGTGCTCAGCACGGCCGGCGGCGAGCACGCATTGATCAACCTGAAACTTGACGGGGCCACGGACAAGGCGGACCGCCTGGCGCTCATCAAGGACTACCAGGTGGACCCGATCAACGGCGGACTCATCCATGTCGACCTCATGGAAGTCGCCATGGACGAGAAGGTCAGGATCCCGGTGGGCGTCCATATTGTCGGCAACTCGATCGGCGTAAAGGAGGGCGGCATCTTCCAGTACGGTCTCCGGACGCTCGACATCGAATGTCTTCCGAACCAGATCCCGGATTCCATCGAGGTCGACATCTCGGCGCTCAATGTGAACGAATCGCTCCACGTGCGCGACATCAAGGTCGCCGAAGGCATCAAGATCCTGACGGACCCCGTCGCGACGGTGGCCACCATCCAGCCGCCTATCTCGGCTGAGAAGCTCGAAGCCATGCTTACGGCCACGCCTGCTGTGACGACCGAGGGTGGAGAGCCGGAGCTGGTCAAGAAGCCGAAGAAGGAAGGCGAGGCCGCTGCGGCCCCTGCCGCCGAGGCCAAGGGCAAGGAAGGCGCCAAGGAAGCGGCTCCCAAGAAGGAAGCAGCTCCCAAGAAGGAAGCGGCCCCCAAGAAGTAA